A genomic stretch from Bos javanicus breed banteng chromosome 29, ARS-OSU_banteng_1.0, whole genome shotgun sequence includes:
- the LOC133241354 gene encoding solute carrier family 22 member 10-like — protein sequence MAFEELLNEVGGLGKFQILQMVLALPLVGIAACHILLENFTAAIPGHRCWVYILDNATEILSPDVLLRISIPLDSNLKPEKCHRFLHPQWQLLHLNRTFANMTGLDTEPCMDGWVYDHSLFSSTIVTEWDLICDHQSQKSVVQFVFMAGMQVGGFVYGHLSDRFGRKLILRCCLLQLAISGTCTAFAPTFLIYSLLRFWSGCSAVAIITNNWLLIAEWTRSQSKAMVTMLITCAISIGQMMLGGLAFAFREWRTLQLVVSVPFFVFSFSSRWLVESARWLIVTNKTDQGLRELKKVARRNEMKNAEATLNMEGLRVTMQEELEGAQTKTTVFDFFRTPNLRKRICLLLFVRFAVTVPLYGISLNLQHFGSNIFLFQVIFGALTTLARCLALLVLNYKGRRPTQMLFLFLVGLSILANMFVPQEMQPLRVALASVGISCVAAAVTSYCVHCDELMPTLLKAKAFGLDAMVSRCGAALAPLLMTLVVYLPTLPWIIYGVFPIIAGLVVLFQPETRNMPLSDTIQDVENTKTVSREANEKDFYIKVTKF from the exons ATGGCTTTTGAGGAGCTCCTTAATGAAGTTGGTGGCCTGGGAAAATTCCAGATCCTTCAGATGGTTTTAGCTCTTCCTCTTGTTGGGATAGCAGCCTGTCATATACTGTTGGAGAATTTCACTGCTGCCATTCCTGGTCATCGCTGCTGGGTCTACATCCTGGATAATGCCACTGAGATCCTCAGCCCTGATGTCCTCCTGAGAATCTCCATCCCACTGGATTCAAACTTAAAGCCAGAGAAGTGTCATCGCTTCCTCCACCCCCAGTGGCAGCTCCTTCACCTGAATAGGACCTTCGCCAACATGACTGGCCTGGACACGGAGCCCTGTATGGACGGCTGGGTGTATGACCACAGCTTGTTCTCCTCCACCATCGTGACTGAG TGGGACCTCATATGTGATCACCAGTCACAGAAATCAGTGGTTCAGTTTGTATTCATGGCTGGAATGCAGGTGGGAGGCTTCGTATACGGCCATCTCTCAGACAG GTTTGGGCGAAAGTTGATTCTCAGGTGCTGTTTGCTCCAGCTCGCCATCTCTGGGACCTGCACAGCCTTTGCTCCCACCTTCCTCATTTACAGCTTGCTTCGCTTCTGGTCAGGCTGTTCTGCTGTGGCCATCATAACAAATAACTGGTTGCTCA TTGCAGAGTGGACAAGGTCCCAGTCTAAAGCCATGGTAACAATGCTGATAACTTGTGCTATTAGTATTGGACAGATGATGCTGGGAGGACTGGCTTTTGCCTTTCGAGAGTGGCGCACCCTGCAGCTGGTGGTGTCTgtccctttctttgtcttctctttctcctcaag GTGGCTGGTGGAGTCTGCACGGTGGCTGATTGTCACCAATAAAACAGATCAAGGATTAAGGGAACTTAAGAAAGTTGCACGcagaaatgaaatgaagaatGCCGAGGCAACCCTGAACATGGAG GGTTTGAGAGTGACCAtgcaggaggagctggagggagCACAGACCAAAACTACTGTGTTTGACTTTTTCCGCACACCCAACCTGCGTAAAAGgatctgtctcctcctctttgtGAG GTTTGCTGTCACAGTACCCCTTTATGGCATCTCTCTGAATCTACAGCACTTTGGAAGCAATATATTCCTGTTCCAGGTCATCTTTGGAGCTCTTACCACCTTAGCCCGATGTCTTGCACTTCTAGTACTGAATTACAAGGGCCGTCGACCAACGCAGATGCTTTTCTTGTTCCTGGTGGGACTTTCCATTTTGGCCAACATGTTTGTGCCCCAAG AAATGCAGCCTCTGCGTGTGGCTTTGGCAAGTGTGGGAATCagctgtgttgctgctgctgtcaccAGTTACTGTGTCCACTGTGATGAACTCATGCCCACTCTTCTCAA GGCAAAAGCTTTTGGATTAGATGCAATGGTTAGTAGGTGTGGGGCAGCACTGGCTCCTCTCCTGATGACCCTAGTGGTGTATCTACCCACCCTGCCCTGGATCATCTACGGAGTCTTTCCCATCATTGCTGGTCTTGTTGTCCTTTTCCAACCTGAAACCAGAAATATGCCTCTGTCTGACACTATCCAGGATGTGGAAAATAC caAAACAGTCTCaagagaagcaaatgaaaaagatTTCTACATAAAAGTgacaaaattttaa